GATTCCTATCACATTAAAAGACTGAGGAATGCAATGAAAGTTTGAAACAAAGGCCTAAAAACAATCTTCATTGCATGAACCGAATACTCACGGTGGATATGTAGCATCTTCCATCCCCTTTTATCTTCATTGCTACTGTATCAAACGGGTCCAAATCAATGAAGCCATTAAACTGTCATAGGAAACAAACACATGAAGGGAATATGCTTGCAAAAACTAGTTTCTAATGCTATCAATGAGAATGGAgggattttatttttgttacgaAGTTATGCACAAGAAATCAAAACTGAAATCCCATCAGAGCAAACCATAGGCAGAACAACTTAATGTATCATTCATGTTATCAATATAATAAATAGCCGGTTCACATCAAAACGGCGTACAGACCAACAAATTAAAGAATGTTCAGTAAGATGATTTTATAGAAAACAAAACAAACTCTTGTTTCCACCAGCCTAAAGTGTAAAGCACAAAATAACACGATGTTAACGATGCACCTAACAATGTGAAAGCACAAACTAATTCATGGTTCGGCACGTTAaaagattataataataataatcaatccAGACTCCTAACATATAATATACGCTTATAATTTTTGGAAATAATTTCACCTTCCTTGACCTCATTCCACAAAAGCCACTTCGACTGATAGTCCATTTTGCACCTGGAATGACATCAAGTGAGAGGTTGCCAGAGAAAACTCCTACGccaaaaaagagaagaaaagatattAAGAATGGAAATCAATTCCTTACACAGCTTAACTGAGAAATTTAATAGTTCAAACACAGGGTCTACTTCATTCCTTTGATTCAGTAGTATATTCATAATCACATAAAATGAAAGcgcatagaaaaaaaaaaccttgctATATCAACTTTTATGAACCCAACTAGAAATTAAGTTCAATTTTGTACCTTTTAGTCCTTTTCCAGCATCTGTGATCTCCAAAGACGCTGAGGACAACCCTGTAATATATACAAAGGACGCTATGTGATTAGCATTTGACTGTTGATAAATGACATTCACAATGCCAtctataataaaacaaaataaaataaaaaggaaagggaaaTTTTGTTAATAGCATTCTTCTAGCGAAGGCTGTAATAGCATGATACAAATCAAATTTGAATACGTACTCAATATTATGCTTAGGAAAGATGATTAGAAGTAAATAAATGCATTCACACACCATTTAGCGGCCTACATAATAAGTATAAACCATAACCACTGTTATTATTATAGACATGTGCCTGAATAGGAGACAAGAAATTGTGTACTACAATACCTCCATATTCAGAATCTGAATATAAATGCCACTTTTTAACCTCCTCTTTTGAATTGAAGTTGAAAATATATCTTTCGGTGGGAGGCATCAGATCTTCAGGATTCCATGTGAGAGCTAAAGTTCGACATTAGAATGGAAGAATATAAGGACCATGCAAACATTGATTTACAATTATAAAGAATTGACTATCTTCCCTAATTGATTAATATCCCTTCtaccaatgcccaaaatacaacATTGAATGGGAGAAAGGATTAAAGATGAagcataaaaaatacaaataaaaagagGAGGAAAAAACTCGGACATAAGCACACATATTATAAAATGCCGACTTCCTGCAACCGCAAAACAGAAGGTAATATAAAGAGAACACAAAATGTTAACAAAAATACTCCAATGAAGGTCAGTACATTATACCACAATTTCATACCAAATCACGGATCACTGCTTCCTAATATGTAGGGCAGTCCACAAAATTTAGATACATTAAAAGTACACATGGCTACTATGGTAAGAGACATGAAAAAGCAAAGTAATCTTACCTTTCTTCGTCGCATTCAAGGATGCTTGCCATATTGCTCGGAACCTTGACATTTCACTACTCCACTCGTAAGTTCCTACATTTATGAAAGGGGAGGCTCAGTTTGGTAGATGATCTGAAATTAAAATTCCATAAACAATGATTGTGTTTAAAAACTAGAGttgtataaatataattatatatatatatatcttttgcaTTCAAAATGCAATTAAAAACAATTTTATAAATTTCGAAATTGTTCAAGGAAACTACTAAATTTGATAACCTAGTACTTTGCTCTCTTGATACTAGGCAAACATTAGACATATGGCCCTAAGAGCACTCCCAACTGTTGCTCTACTCTATCATTTACAATACCTCACAAAactacttattttatttttttattttacctcaaacttttacattacatCATACATTAAAttttctatatcatttaaatattatattttcaatatttttttaattatttcaaatattttctctaactatcaataatatcctCACATATTTTATATTTGCAATACTACTCATATGTAATggcttttttttcttcataatattcatataattatgttttcttttaaattaatcTAAGTTTgtaaattaaactaaaacataaattaaataaaaaataataaatatccagtGCCCTTATAGTTTGAAAAAACAAAGTGATTGGCatgaaataaattttaaaataaagagtACCAAAACAAAGATTGAAGGAAataatcaaaagataaaaatgttcaAAAGggaaatcaatattttcatctcTCGATAAGAATGGTTCTCATTTGAATTATCTTCTCAAAAATAAAACAACATCAGTACTAATGGCAGCACTCCCCTCACTTACTGCTGCCCTAGATGTCCTTGTAATAGCAGAAGTTAAATTTCAGAATTTCAGCAAGCTTTCCAGATTCTAAAGCCTGCATATTGAAACTGAATCAAGCAGAGTGGCATATTGAAACTTTTACTTGATGGAAAATGACTTAACAGGGGAATACAATCATGATTTTTATACCAGCAATTATTCTCCAAACTCCAAACTTGAAGTGTTGTATAAGTTGTAACATTTTGTCTTGAAATGACAATACCTTTCTAGAATCTACGCCTATTATCAGGACTTACATATGGAAATGAACATTAAAAAAGCAACACATTACTCCATCAATATCAATATCACAACTGAAGACGCAATCATTTATGaacttaagcaactggaaacaaCACAAATTACAAACATCCTTACAAAACAAAATTTAAGTTCCAAAACCATCATCCTCATTTAGCAACTAGATTTTACCCAAGCCTATCAATGAATTCTAGTTTTTAATTATTATGCATCACCACACAGAGGTGAAGCAAAAGCACACCCTGAAATTCATCGAACAAGCATAACCCTGAAAAGTCATTCAAAATACCCGAAGCACATATAAGAACTAAAAATCTTACAAAGACCTAAGCTACAGATGATGCAAATGTAGTATATAATATTTTTCATGTAAGAAAACAAAATACAATATCAGAATCTAAAGATCAAGTTTGGCTGTGGAGATGATGCAAAATATTCTTTGCATCATTAAGGGAAATCCAGAAACTAAGCAGCTAACGAAATAAAAATCACAAGTCGGGCAGCTCCATACAAGAATCAACATCAGAATCCACAAATAGAGACCCATTCTCTCACTGCAAGTAGAAACCCACAAAAAAGCTATTTACCAGTTGAGAGTTGCGACCCCTGAAGCTATACGCGAAGCACTCCAGAAAATGGGGCCTTGAAGCAGGCGAGCGACACTTTTCTTGGCACCAAGCAACGGGGAAGGGGCAAGGTAGAAGGTTGGCGCCAAGCTACAGAGAAATGGGAACGTGAGAAAGGAAGAGGAAGGAGTGAGAAATCAATTGAAGCAGTTACAGTGTTCTGTAAGTGTAGCGTGAGTACTGTAGCTGTAACTAAAAATTTAGTATAATAAAGCAGCTGATGGAATGGTAATATAGCACTTCTTCAGTTTAATGTTACAGTTTCGGAAATTTAGAGCACCGGTTGCGAGTGCTCGTAAATACAAGTATGGCAGCgtctaatattaaaaaatacaCCAAATTATAGCAAAAAGTGACAGTTTCAAAGAATTCAAATCTCTATGGCATTTCATCAAACATGTTgggtgtaaaaaaaaaaaaaaaacctcttgGATCCTTTCCAAACAACCTTAACCTTTGAGATAAAAAGAGTAAAGGCCGCTAATGGCTAGCAGGCAATGATGAAACAACAAAGTGCAAGTGGGGTTTTGTCTTCAAAGTCTGAGCATCTGAAAACAGAACCAAATAATCCCATTAGAAGGTTTGCCAAATCTTCCCTTAAACTAATCCTAAGCTTTTATAATTAGCCACCAAatgagattaattaaattaacgaTCATACATTCATACTCAATATTTGGATCAGGAATTAGACTGTAATGAGCTCCAATCAGAGTAAAGAgtcaaaatatataatatacagACAATGCTTAGCCAACTACATATATAAGGGTTTTTGTAGAAACGGCATAAAAAATTGAAAGAATGCCAATTGAGTTTTTGAAGGAATATTAGCATACCATAATATAGTACTACGTCTACAGTACTGCACTGATGCGGGTTCTCGCCGTTTAACGTTATGAATCACGTACAGACGAAGACGACGAAGAAGAAGCACGACGCTTGATACTTCGATTCGGCCAATGGCGAAACGACGACGTTTCGTTCGTGACCCAATGGGCCTCTTGGTCTTACTCTTAAGCCCTAACCAACTATTGGACTTTTTTTTCATGGACTGACCCAAGGTTTCTGATCAGTGTAGACCCAATCAAGATTTTGCCTTATGACTATGAAAAGATAGTTGAACTAGTTTTTCtgtttaattttattaataatttgttcattttttgagaaattttttttttaatgcgtACACTTACTAAAATGAAACATAATAATATCTAAGGGGAGGTTTTGTTTGGTGTGAATGAGAATGTCAAATCTAACTCATATTTGATACTTATTTTTAATAGCATAGAGATTTGTATTTCTAAATGAGTTCTATTTTTTAACTTGATTTGAaagtatttttaatatttttaaacactTGAATGTCACATTCACTTAATCTAAATTCCTTTAACTTTACTCGTACAACCTCAAATCTTATACCAAACACCCTAAATTTGAATGTATTCACCATTTTTTGGTAGAACGGAGAATgagaataaatataaatatttatttctatttgcatataatcattatttccattttagttaaataattgtTAATTTTATGATATTGATGTTAAGGTACATTTATAAATGTCAGTCAAAGTCCACCTATTTGGACTTTTCTCTTCTTAATCTTTTTTAATTTGAAgggactaaaaaaaaaaaaattaaaactaaagaTGTGTTTATTATTCCCTTTAATCCTAAAATTCTTCCTACCAAACAACTATTATAACCTAAATCTATACATTAATCTTTTCATCTATCACATCTCTCTTTTAGTCCAAACACACTCAAGAATAATCCAATTTCTGTGAGTGTAATTGGATGATCATTTTCCATCTTCCTAGTAGTTTGTAttcgtgtgtgtatatatatataggaagatGATGTAATTTCGTTTAAAAAAAAGCGTGATCAATCATGGATTtaatgttaaataattaaatgtgtGGGCcacaaatcaataaaataacaattGTTTCTCTAGTAATTTCGTCTCACAGGCTAACATTTTTCATTCATAAGCCAATTTTGACATTCTATAATTAGGGGTGTACATCTAACTTGAAAAACCTACTTCACTTGAATCTGAAAAACGAGTGCAAAAAAAGTTGAAAATTCGAATTGAAACTCATACAACCCGACCAATAATCGGATCAGGTTTCGAAAATAGATTTCAAATTTTAAGATTTGGGGTTAAATCCAAAACCCGAAATCTAACATacatacttttaaaaaaaaatcctaatgtCTAACTCTCATATCCTTTACTCACTCAGCCGCTTCACTCTCACTTATTAGCATCTTCTCCGTCTCATCTCAATGGTATTTACCAACTCTAATGTATTTCCCTCTCATTCTTCTCTAATCTCTATCACGTTAACTTCTCATGAGTGACCATGAGAGAGACCTTGTAAGTttgtttgatttaatttattttcattcATATATACTTTCTTGTAAGTATTTCTTTTCATCTCAGATATACTTTCTTcgtcataaattatatatattatctcATTGCAATATTTAGATTCCTCTCAGATCTACTTTCCCTTTAATAGAAATTTAtcttctttatattttttttttgttcaaaaaATAACGTTATTATTgtctttcttgtttttcttttcaaCATAAAATACTTTAATATATTCTAGCCAAATGACTCTTACAGCAGCAGTATAGAGACTGctatatttaattttgattttagcCAAAAGATTTATAACAGCATTGATGAAGGAAAAATGAAAGAAGTGAAAGAAAAGGGTACGATAAGTTTCtcagtttttttttaatagttgTAATTTGTAATGGACTGTGGACTATagtgttttttattttaatgtttttttgTTTAGTTTGCAATGGACTATGGATTATGGATTATGATTTTGGTTTGTTGGTAATTGATATATGGTACTGTACTATGATTAAAGATTTTGGATTTAAACATAACTTctgcatatttattaatttcctttctaaaaaagaaaaaaaaaacagaattaTGAAGttgtaattataatttaaatagcaagttgtgaaaaaaaattatatttttgaaaaagcACAAACATCAAATATTACATCAATTTTACATTTAatgtgaaagaaaatatatttttgaaaaattgttTCAAGGCTCATTCTAGGTCAAAGATGTCCAAAACCTGATAATATTCATCCGCTACACTCGAAATCTGAACCAGACTAAATCTGAGACCCACTCAGACCAATTTAGTATAGGTTTAGAGTGGTGGTATTTGACACATTAAGATGTCCAACACTACATGATGTGTTAGACTATGACTAGTTAGCGATatctcataatatttattaaatttaaatgtatAGGACCCGATATTAAATTATACCAATAACAGTACATCATTTCCTTGTGGT
This genomic interval from Humulus lupulus chromosome 8, drHumLupu1.1, whole genome shotgun sequence contains the following:
- the LOC133794590 gene encoding probable complex I intermediate-associated protein 30 isoform X1, encoding MSRFRAIWQASLNATKKALTWNPEDLMPPTERYIFNFNSKEEVKKWHLYSDSEYGGLSSASLEITDAGKGLKGVFSGNLSLDVIPGAKWTISRSGFCGMRSRKFNGFIDLDPFDTVAMKIKGDGRCYISTIYTENWVNSPGQQEDNSWQAFVFVPKDNWYIAKIPLAQYLPTWRGSVIDAEMEMNPSRVVGMSLSVNAEGGVPGARTGPGDFKMEIDWIKGLRTQ
- the LOC133794590 gene encoding probable complex I intermediate-associated protein 30 isoform X2: MSRFRAIWQASLNATKKALTWNPEDLMPPTERYIFNFNSKEEVKKWHLYSDSEYGGLSSASLEITDAGKGLKGAKWTISRSGFCGMRSRKFNGFIDLDPFDTVAMKIKGDGRCYISTIYTENWVNSPGQQEDNSWQAFVFVPKDNWYIAKIPLAQYLPTWRGSVIDAEMEMNPSRVVGMSLSVNAEGGVPGARTGPGDFKMEIDWIKGLRTQ